A single window of Granulicella sibirica DNA harbors:
- the crtI gene encoding phytoene desaturase family protein gives MKQTRNAVIVGAGPGGLAAALLLAKSGVKVTIVEKRGEVGGRTSTLEQDGFKFDIGPTFFLYPRVLKEIFASAGYDLDREVPMTRLDPQYRLVFGAGGELLATPNVERMEKAIANISPEDAARFHKFITHNRVKLDKFLPFLQAPFESWRDLMKPSMMKLLPLLAPWRSLDSDLQVHFKDERIRLGFSFQSKYLGMSPFRCPSLFSILSFLEYEHGVFHPTGGCGAVTRAMARIATELGVEILLDEPVDKVLIEKGKAVGVKTANRTLAADAVVVNADFAGAMRRMVPNQARNKWTDERLAKKRFSCSTFMMYLGIDGRYDDVSHHTIFLARDYKQNLKDIEEVHQLSDDPSFYVQNACVTDRSLAPDGQSTLYVLLPVTHEAGKVDWTKEAPRYRQLALKQMEKIGLHDVERRIRTEKILTPTGWADDFDLYKGATFSMAHSLDQMLHLRPHNRFEDVGKMYLVGGGTHPGSGLPVIFESARITSRLLLEDLKMEPHWTTNAGAGSVLSQDELVGAIS, from the coding sequence ATGAAGCAGACCCGTAACGCAGTGATCGTCGGAGCAGGACCAGGGGGACTGGCAGCCGCATTGCTGCTGGCAAAGTCTGGCGTCAAGGTAACGATCGTCGAGAAACGCGGCGAGGTGGGCGGACGCACCTCGACGCTCGAGCAGGACGGATTCAAGTTCGACATCGGTCCTACCTTTTTCCTCTATCCACGCGTGCTGAAGGAGATCTTCGCCTCCGCAGGCTACGACCTCGACCGCGAAGTCCCCATGACCCGACTCGATCCGCAGTACCGTCTCGTCTTCGGCGCGGGCGGCGAGTTGCTGGCGACGCCGAACGTTGAACGCATGGAGAAGGCGATTGCGAACATCTCGCCGGAAGACGCAGCGCGCTTTCACAAATTCATCACTCACAACCGGGTGAAGCTCGACAAGTTCCTTCCCTTTTTGCAAGCACCATTCGAGAGCTGGCGTGACCTCATGAAGCCGAGCATGATGAAGCTCCTTCCCCTGCTCGCTCCATGGCGTTCGCTCGATTCGGATCTGCAGGTCCACTTCAAGGATGAGCGAATCCGTCTCGGATTCAGCTTCCAATCGAAGTACCTCGGCATGTCCCCATTCCGCTGTCCCAGCCTGTTCTCGATCCTTTCGTTCCTCGAGTATGAGCACGGAGTCTTTCATCCGACGGGCGGATGTGGTGCGGTCACACGCGCGATGGCGCGGATTGCAACAGAGCTTGGCGTCGAGATTCTGCTCGATGAACCGGTCGATAAGGTGCTGATCGAAAAAGGCAAGGCTGTCGGCGTGAAGACCGCGAACCGCACGCTCGCGGCGGACGCCGTCGTGGTGAACGCGGACTTCGCTGGCGCGATGCGGCGCATGGTTCCCAACCAGGCACGCAACAAGTGGACCGATGAGCGGTTGGCAAAGAAGCGCTTCTCCTGCTCGACGTTCATGATGTATCTCGGAATCGATGGCCGCTATGACGATGTATCGCACCACACGATCTTCCTCGCCAGGGACTATAAGCAGAACCTGAAAGATATCGAGGAAGTTCATCAGCTTTCGGACGACCCATCGTTTTATGTGCAGAACGCATGTGTAACAGACCGCTCGCTCGCTCCTGATGGACAGAGCACACTGTACGTTCTTCTTCCCGTGACGCATGAGGCTGGCAAGGTTGACTGGACCAAAGAAGCTCCACGGTATCGGCAGCTTGCGCTCAAGCAGATGGAGAAGATTGGTCTGCACGATGTCGAACGAAGGATCCGCACGGAAAAGATCCTGACGCCCACCGGCTGGGCGGATGACTTCGATCTTTACAAAGGGGCGACCTTCTCGATGGCGCACTCGCTCGACCAGATGCTGCATCTTCGTCCCCACAACCGCTTCGAGGATGTCGGGAAGATGTATCTCGTCGGCGGCGGCACGCATCCGGGAAGTGGTCTACCGGTCATCTTCGAGTCCGCACGCATCACGTCGCGGCTTCTGCTCGAGGATCTCAAGATGGAGCCACACTGGACCACGAACGCTGGCGCGGGATCGGTCCTCTCGCAGGATGAACTTGTCGGGGCGATCTCGTGA
- a CDS encoding aldehyde dehydrogenase family protein — MTLPVLQDNGPRLVTTAPGWATKVQRAWAEQPITARVRILKAFRHGMSHRADAIVKAITAEHRTPADVRVSEILPLLAACEHLEKNAARILAGRQLGAWGRPFWLGGVHSEVQRVPLGCVLVIGPSNYPLFLPGVQVLQALAAGNAVCWKPGRGGAEVARLFELEMAEAGLPPELLRVTDDSLETGRAVVAAGADKVFFTGSASAGRAVMRQLADAGTPSVMELSGCSSVIVMPGSDLARVTAAVVFGTRLNGSATCMAPRRILVMGDTKARRDALVRRLQDALATVDPVRLSDAAATQLRELTTEARTQGATLLGELSREQKPILLVNARPSMRIAQTDIFAPVLSVIDVTDDEDVAAAERLCPLALTVSIFGDEQKARRLARDIAVGTVVINDVIVPTADPRLPFGGRRASGFGVTRGAEGLLEMTAIRNVIARRGDGQRQYEETGESHTRLFDGLILAGHAGTWRQRWRGFKQMVQVAGTMKPKKREQHDGE, encoded by the coding sequence GTGACCTTGCCCGTCCTGCAAGACAACGGTCCGAGGCTCGTAACAACCGCCCCGGGATGGGCGACGAAGGTGCAGCGCGCCTGGGCCGAACAACCCATCACCGCTCGGGTACGTATCCTCAAGGCCTTTCGACACGGCATGTCGCACCGTGCGGACGCGATTGTAAAAGCGATTACCGCGGAGCATCGCACACCTGCCGACGTGCGCGTCTCGGAGATCCTGCCCTTGCTCGCAGCGTGCGAGCACCTGGAAAAAAACGCCGCTAGGATCCTTGCCGGTCGACAACTCGGCGCGTGGGGACGACCTTTCTGGCTCGGAGGTGTGCACAGCGAGGTGCAGCGCGTCCCGCTTGGCTGTGTGCTCGTCATCGGACCTTCGAACTATCCGCTGTTTCTACCCGGCGTACAGGTCCTGCAAGCGCTCGCCGCCGGAAATGCCGTGTGCTGGAAGCCTGGACGCGGCGGTGCCGAGGTTGCCCGCCTGTTCGAATTGGAGATGGCCGAAGCAGGTCTGCCTCCGGAGCTTCTTCGTGTCACGGACGATTCGTTAGAAACTGGCCGCGCGGTCGTCGCGGCTGGCGCGGACAAGGTATTCTTCACCGGTTCGGCATCGGCAGGGCGAGCCGTCATGCGGCAACTCGCCGATGCAGGAACGCCGAGCGTGATGGAGCTGTCGGGCTGCTCGTCAGTGATCGTGATGCCTGGCTCGGACCTTGCACGGGTCACGGCAGCAGTCGTCTTCGGGACGCGCCTGAACGGCTCCGCGACCTGCATGGCGCCGCGCCGCATCCTCGTGATGGGCGATACGAAGGCTCGCCGCGACGCTCTTGTTCGCAGGCTCCAGGACGCGCTCGCTACGGTCGATCCAGTCAGGCTTTCGGATGCGGCCGCGACGCAGTTGCGAGAGTTGACCACCGAGGCGCGCACACAGGGGGCGACGTTGCTTGGCGAACTAAGCCGCGAGCAGAAGCCCATCTTGCTCGTGAACGCGAGGCCTTCGATGAGGATCGCGCAGACCGATATCTTTGCCCCGGTCTTGAGCGTGATCGACGTGACCGACGACGAAGACGTTGCAGCCGCCGAACGCCTCTGCCCGCTCGCCCTTACGGTCTCGATCTTCGGCGACGAGCAAAAAGCGCGGCGTCTAGCACGCGACATCGCGGTCGGAACAGTCGTGATCAACGACGTGATCGTGCCGACAGCCGACCCGAGGCTGCCATTCGGGGGCCGCAGGGCGAGCGGCTTCGGCGTAACCCGAGGCGCGGAAGGCCTGCTCGAGATGACGGCAATCCGAAACGTCATCGCCCGCAGAGGCGACGGCCAGAGGCAGTACGAGGAGACCGGTGAGTCGCACACCCGCCTGTTCGATGGCCTGATCCTGGCGGGACATGCAGGAACGTGGCGGCAACGCTGGCGCGGGTTCAAGCAGATGGTTCAGGTAGCCGGCACCATGAAGCCAAAGAAGCGGGAGCAGCATGACGGGGAGTAA
- a CDS encoding phytoene desaturase family protein codes for MTGSNGVSKVAVIGSGLAGLAAACTLAARGHKVEVFEKNPWLGGKAAQLVEKGFRFDMGPTILIQPSVLRKIFAEAGKKLEDYVTMVRLDPQWRCFFEDKSILDLKDDPKEMAASLEAIWPKMGAGYLKFLEQSEQLHSISDRFFFWRSIGSMRDTMDVKGAFDIRVLRDVMRMRLGKTVAGMIRENIPDANVAQMLDHFVQYVGSSPDASPAILCAIGHMQMEEGIWYPMGGTRAIPEALIELALELGVVFHTETDVAQILTDAPAHGASAGKRVSGLRTTRGEVYTFDSVVSNSDAVRTYRELIGGPTARHFDEKRGYEPACSGVVLYLGLNKRYEHLAHHDFVFSRDPHEEFHAIYDKGEPAPDPTCYLAATAATDPASAPEGGEALYVLVHTPYLRPHHDWKKMFPAYRQVILDKLKRTAGLTDIEDRIVFEAALTPQDIHDRYRVLNGAIYGISSHGVFNGAFKPANRSKELDGMYLAGGAAHPGPGMPMVMMSGWIAADSLDQDARGVTA; via the coding sequence ATGACGGGGAGTAACGGCGTGAGTAAGGTTGCGGTAATTGGATCGGGGCTGGCAGGACTCGCGGCGGCATGTACGCTCGCGGCACGCGGGCACAAAGTCGAAGTATTCGAGAAGAACCCGTGGCTTGGCGGGAAGGCGGCGCAGCTTGTGGAGAAGGGTTTCCGCTTCGATATGGGCCCGACTATCCTGATCCAGCCTTCCGTTCTGCGGAAGATCTTCGCCGAAGCCGGCAAGAAGCTCGAAGACTATGTCACGATGGTGCGCCTCGATCCCCAGTGGCGCTGCTTCTTCGAAGACAAAAGCATCCTCGACCTGAAAGACGACCCGAAGGAGATGGCCGCCTCGCTTGAAGCCATCTGGCCGAAGATGGGCGCCGGCTACCTGAAGTTCCTCGAGCAGTCCGAGCAGTTGCACTCCATCTCGGATCGTTTCTTCTTCTGGCGATCCATCGGATCCATGCGCGACACCATGGACGTCAAAGGCGCGTTCGACATCCGCGTGCTGCGCGACGTCATGCGCATGCGTCTTGGCAAAACCGTCGCGGGCATGATCCGGGAGAACATCCCCGATGCGAACGTCGCCCAGATGCTCGACCACTTCGTGCAATACGTCGGCTCCTCGCCGGACGCGTCGCCAGCCATCCTCTGCGCGATTGGCCACATGCAGATGGAAGAGGGTATCTGGTATCCGATGGGCGGAACCCGCGCCATCCCAGAAGCTCTGATCGAGCTCGCCTTGGAGCTTGGTGTCGTCTTCCACACCGAAACCGACGTCGCCCAGATCCTGACGGATGCACCCGCTCATGGCGCATCCGCGGGTAAGCGCGTCAGCGGCCTGCGAACGACTCGTGGAGAGGTATATACCTTCGATTCCGTCGTCTCGAACTCCGACGCGGTGCGAACCTACCGCGAACTCATCGGCGGCCCGACTGCGCGCCACTTCGACGAGAAGCGCGGCTACGAGCCTGCCTGCTCCGGCGTCGTACTCTACCTCGGCTTGAACAAACGGTACGAACACCTCGCCCACCACGACTTCGTCTTCTCGCGCGACCCGCACGAAGAGTTCCACGCCATCTACGACAAGGGCGAGCCGGCCCCCGACCCGACCTGCTACCTGGCGGCCACCGCGGCGACCGATCCCGCGTCCGCGCCTGAAGGCGGCGAAGCCCTCTACGTCCTCGTCCACACGCCCTACCTGCGCCCTCACCACGACTGGAAGAAGATGTTCCCAGCCTATCGCCAGGTGATTCTCGACAAGCTCAAGCGCACCGCTGGCCTCACCGACATTGAGGACCGCATCGTCTTCGAGGCCGCCCTCACCCCCCAGGACATCCACGACCGCTATCGCGTCCTCAACGGCGCGATCTACGGAATCTCGAGCCACGGTGTCTTCAACGGCGCATTCAAGCCGGCAAACCGTTCAAAGGAACTCGACGGAATGTATCTCGCCGGCGGCGCGGCGCACCCGGGCCCAGGCATGCCGATGGTGATGATGTCGGGCTGGATCGCGGCCGACTCCCTCGACCAGGACGCGCGGGGTGTGACCGCCTGA